A window from Dethiosulfovibrio russensis encodes these proteins:
- the hisC gene encoding histidinol-phosphate transaminase, translated as MRVPFPPLDRLVPDHVRGFEAYIPSRPDDVLCRLYRCERLHRLNNNENPLGPPEAARKVLDDWPPSDASIYPSGDAYHLRCRLGERLGLDPDCFIVGNGANEVIAFVIKAFCQEGDNIVTVDRTFAVYEWVAQFSGFEARVLPLKDDRFDGEAMLAAMDERTKVLFLCNPNNPTGTYWSEDELRSFLDRVNGRCIVVVDEAYMEFVEASDFPRTVSMLDDYPNLVVFRTFSKMYGLAGLRIGYLFGDRRVVDDIRRTCVVYSVNGPAQVAAIAALSDDGPHIEATRKMCREAREYLLEELADMGLPHTAREGNFAVASLPMSDTLAYRKLMRRGIMIRSMTGFRAPNQIRVTLSTLPVMEEFVKALRGIIT; from the coding sequence GTGAGGGTTCCCTTTCCCCCTCTGGATCGATTGGTGCCGGATCACGTCAGGGGATTCGAGGCCTATATACCCAGTCGTCCCGACGACGTCCTATGTCGTCTGTATCGTTGCGAGAGGCTCCACAGGCTAAACAACAACGAAAATCCGCTGGGCCCTCCCGAGGCGGCGAGGAAAGTGTTGGACGACTGGCCCCCTTCGGATGCCTCGATCTATCCCAGCGGCGACGCCTATCACCTCCGCTGCCGTCTGGGAGAGAGGCTGGGGCTGGATCCGGACTGTTTCATCGTGGGCAACGGCGCCAACGAGGTGATAGCCTTCGTCATCAAGGCCTTCTGTCAGGAGGGGGACAATATCGTCACGGTCGACAGGACCTTCGCCGTCTACGAGTGGGTGGCCCAGTTCTCCGGCTTCGAGGCGAGGGTGCTTCCGCTTAAGGACGATCGTTTCGACGGCGAGGCCATGCTCGCTGCGATGGACGAGAGGACCAAGGTCCTCTTCCTGTGTAATCCCAACAATCCCACCGGGACCTACTGGTCCGAGGACGAGCTCAGGTCCTTTCTGGACAGGGTGAACGGCCGGTGCATAGTCGTGGTGGACGAGGCCTACATGGAGTTCGTCGAGGCATCCGACTTTCCCAGGACAGTCTCCATGCTGGACGATTACCCCAACCTGGTGGTGTTTCGCACCTTCTCCAAGATGTACGGTCTGGCCGGACTCCGCATCGGCTATCTGTTCGGCGACAGGAGGGTGGTGGACGATATCCGGAGGACCTGCGTGGTCTACTCGGTGAACGGTCCGGCCCAGGTGGCGGCTATAGCTGCCCTGTCCGACGACGGACCCCATATAGAGGCCACCAGAAAGATGTGTCGCGAGGCCCGGGAATATCTACTGGAGGAACTGGCCGACATGGGGCTACCCCACACCGCGAGGGAGGGTAACTTCGCCGTTGCGTCCCTTCCCATGAGCGATACCCTGGCATACAGAAAACTGATGCGGAGGGGTATAATGATACGTTCCATGACGGGCTTTCGGGCTCCCAATCAGATAAGGGTAACCCTTTCGACCTTGCCTGTGATGGAGGAGTTTGTGAAGGCTTTAAGGGGGATAATAACTTGA
- a CDS encoding GNAT family N-acetyltransferase, with amino-acid sequence MSDRPEIRIRRLEKSSAGEVPNLYRAIYGDDFPAPVVYDSEAILKADREGDQVTLLAFSGGRVIGQAVASRSAWNPGLYELMGLMVLPEFRSSPAASMLAKAITDEILPSLGWEARYTESTTAHDRSQRIDLRMGHRHCALALDLLPGRAYGHDELFSVSGRVSCVMSFMERPGLPPFESVLPIGYASAIEALAEGFPRTFRRDDCFPKGEACLRSAVFPVAGVAYTTVTDLGENLADKMEESLEEMGDLDAIMLQMPLLPGIDRSVEVVREMGFRLGGYLPRWFQGADGILLQRTGEPKWEEIKVLPPRGTMLMDLVRSDREGSL; translated from the coding sequence TTGTCGGATAGACCGGAGATAAGAATAAGACGACTGGAAAAGAGCTCGGCCGGAGAGGTTCCGAATCTCTACAGGGCCATATACGGCGACGATTTCCCGGCACCGGTGGTCTACGATTCCGAGGCGATTCTCAAGGCCGACAGAGAGGGCGATCAGGTTACTTTGCTGGCCTTTTCCGGGGGTCGGGTGATCGGACAGGCAGTCGCGTCCAGGTCCGCATGGAACCCCGGCCTCTACGAGCTCATGGGGCTCATGGTTCTGCCCGAGTTCAGGTCCTCTCCTGCGGCTTCTATGCTTGCGAAGGCTATCACAGACGAGATTTTGCCCTCTCTGGGATGGGAGGCCCGCTATACCGAGAGCACCACGGCACATGACCGTTCTCAGAGGATCGATCTTCGAATGGGGCACCGTCACTGCGCTTTGGCTCTGGATCTTCTTCCCGGAAGGGCCTACGGTCACGACGAGCTGTTCTCCGTCTCCGGCAGGGTGAGCTGTGTCATGAGCTTCATGGAGAGACCGGGGCTCCCTCCTTTCGAATCGGTTTTACCCATCGGATATGCCTCGGCTATCGAGGCATTGGCCGAGGGTTTCCCCAGGACGTTCCGACGGGACGACTGTTTCCCGAAAGGGGAAGCCTGCCTCAGGTCTGCCGTTTTTCCTGTAGCCGGAGTGGCTTACACCACTGTGACCGATTTGGGCGAAAACCTGGCCGACAAGATGGAGGAATCTCTGGAGGAGATGGGAGATCTGGACGCGATCATGTTGCAGATGCCCCTCCTCCCGGGTATCGACCGATCGGTGGAGGTCGTTCGAGAGATGGGATTTCGCCTGGGGGGCTATCTTCCACGATGGTTCCAGGGGGCGGACGGCATTCTGCTTCAGAGAACCGGCGAGCCTAAGTGGGAGGAGATAAAGGTGCTCCCACCGCGGGGCACGATGTTGATGGATCTGGTCAGATCCGACCGGGAGGGATCGCTTTGA
- a CDS encoding SGNH/GDSL hydrolase family protein, whose product MIGTLCSAGAMVTVTAEILSRYSYRHRYGIPYRPRIYGDYRYRDFVVKDDGPLNSRLLRGYRSRCVSINRWGLRGPEPLEGRKKLVVIGESEIFGVKLSREDMVWRKVLQNSLDRSRPGRWEVINGGHPGYSSEQHRLLWDGELIESIRPDVVLLRFGGNDLSMAYAMGRRWNRESRWPIKFLWGMNSAQTPLQIAMMHSCLYYQGKGRDFYRRAFGDVLKTFPEEKRNEALAVVMDNHRKILKIAEASGAKVAVLSAAGLEQCLRDGEDKGPLDALNENWRAFSEGYGPTLDICQDLLRDDFCSDAGIPFLDLREHLSRREDLGTLYFDGVHWNDRGHAAVAEYMEKALEDLGWLDLDR is encoded by the coding sequence TTGATAGGCACTCTCTGTTCCGCCGGGGCGATGGTCACGGTCACGGCGGAGATACTTTCCCGATATTCCTACAGACACCGTTACGGCATACCCTACAGACCCAGGATCTACGGCGACTACAGATACAGGGATTTCGTCGTGAAGGACGACGGACCTCTGAACAGCAGGCTTCTGAGGGGATACCGTTCACGATGCGTCTCCATAAACCGTTGGGGCCTGAGAGGGCCTGAACCCCTGGAGGGCAGAAAAAAGCTGGTCGTCATAGGCGAATCGGAGATCTTCGGCGTGAAGCTCTCTCGGGAGGACATGGTCTGGCGCAAGGTGCTGCAGAACTCGTTGGACCGGAGTCGTCCGGGACGGTGGGAGGTCATAAACGGCGGCCATCCGGGCTACTCGTCGGAGCAGCATCGGCTTTTGTGGGATGGCGAGCTGATCGAGTCGATTCGACCGGACGTGGTGTTGTTGCGCTTCGGAGGCAACGACCTGTCCATGGCCTACGCCATGGGGCGGAGGTGGAACAGGGAAAGTCGCTGGCCTATAAAATTTCTATGGGGCATGAACTCCGCCCAGACACCTCTTCAGATTGCCATGATGCACAGCTGTCTCTATTATCAGGGGAAGGGGCGGGATTTCTACAGGAGGGCCTTCGGAGACGTCCTCAAGACCTTCCCCGAGGAGAAGCGGAACGAGGCCCTGGCGGTGGTCATGGACAATCACCGAAAAATCCTGAAGATAGCCGAGGCGTCGGGAGCCAAGGTGGCGGTCCTATCCGCCGCCGGATTGGAGCAGTGTCTCAGGGACGGGGAGGACAAGGGGCCTCTCGATGCCCTCAACGAAAACTGGAGGGCCTTCTCCGAGGGGTACGGTCCCACCCTGGACATATGCCAGGACCTCCTGAGGGACGATTTTTGTTCCGATGCCGGAATCCCTTTTTTGGACCTGAGGGAGCACCTTTCCCGGAGGGAGGATCTGGGAACGCTTTATTTCGACGGGGTCCACTGGAACGACAGGGGACACGCCGCCGTCGCGGAATACATGGAAAAGGCCCTGGAAGACCTGGGATGGCTCGACCTGGACCGTTGA
- a CDS encoding acyl carrier protein — MSRADIELKVRQAVATELGMSVEDIPADGDLEALGADSMNVVDIVMELEDAYGLEVPEEAMEAVKLVSDLTNYVAARVS; from the coding sequence ATGAGCAGAGCGGATATAGAGCTTAAGGTACGTCAGGCTGTGGCCACCGAGCTGGGCATGTCGGTGGAGGACATCCCGGCGGACGGCGATCTGGAGGCCCTCGGGGCCGATTCGATGAACGTGGTGGACATAGTGATGGAGCTGGAGGACGCCTACGGCCTCGAGGTTCCCGAGGAGGCCATGGAGGCGGTCAAACTTGTATCGGACCTAACCAACTACGTGGCGGCCCGGGTTTCGTGA
- a CDS encoding xanthine dehydrogenase family protein molybdopterin-binding subunit, whose amino-acid sequence MRGPLVAGISVPRIEGMAKIRGEERYASDITGPGILWAVARRAGTPSGILRSLGGEPASMDGVVAFCKADSIGGENLLGILEPDQPVLVPLGGRIRYCGDPVAVVVADTKERAEAAARALTVEIDPLPAVFDPLEALSPEAPVLYPGREGGNLLASGWVRRGDVKSVLEDCDLVEEDVFRFPMQEHAYLETESGVALYDGDNLEMEVSTQNPWRDRDELSRALGLPRDRIRVKAPCLGGGFGGKDGVVIQGLLGVAAMACSGRTVKMVFSREESFLCSPKRHSSVTEMTLGCSSDGTIRAIRCRFTLDSGAYASMSVPVLTNGLDHCCGGYRFEAVDLEGRAVYTNNPFGGAFRAFGAPQVMGALEQLVDRLAKRLEADPLEFRKKNGLVRGDMNGSGVVLTSTVGAVPCLDRALEQEIWRSREEWRNSAPEGKARSTGVALICHGQGFGPGIPDFANARIELTGEGRFRLYSGIPDMGQGNGSTYVHLAGESLCQERDRFDLVQPDTDRSLRSGPAAASRTTYIYGRALLSAVDELKRRMYVKAGMVLGAREDDLALLPGRVRCFSSGRELPLEVLAGFMEPPERCFVAGSLAPVSFPGPETDYGPKSSGFPHCIFSWAVHVARVEVDLLTGQVSVPRYLAVTEAGRVVNPQMYRQQIEGGVAQGLGYALFEDFSVKNGEVTSKDLSTYIVPTSMDLPEVECLAVELDEPSGPKGLKGLGELPLIGPLPAVANGLAHICGPLTVSPFTAERVFFSLSGGARDEDSV is encoded by the coding sequence ATGAGAGGCCCCTTGGTCGCCGGGATCTCGGTGCCCAGGATCGAGGGTATGGCCAAGATCCGAGGCGAGGAACGCTACGCCTCGGACATAACCGGGCCTGGAATCCTATGGGCGGTAGCCCGCCGTGCCGGAACTCCATCGGGGATCCTACGATCTCTGGGGGGCGAGCCGGCCTCGATGGATGGGGTCGTAGCCTTCTGTAAGGCCGATTCGATAGGGGGAGAGAACCTCCTGGGGATACTGGAGCCGGATCAGCCGGTCCTGGTCCCTCTGGGAGGGAGGATAAGATATTGCGGAGACCCTGTCGCCGTGGTCGTTGCCGACACCAAAGAGAGGGCCGAGGCGGCCGCCAGGGCTTTGACCGTGGAGATCGACCCCCTTCCGGCGGTCTTCGATCCCCTGGAGGCCCTGTCCCCTGAGGCTCCCGTTCTCTATCCCGGCAGAGAGGGCGGCAATCTCCTGGCGTCGGGATGGGTCAGAAGAGGAGACGTCAAGTCGGTGTTGGAGGACTGCGATCTGGTGGAGGAGGACGTCTTTCGTTTCCCCATGCAGGAACACGCCTATCTGGAGACCGAGTCGGGGGTGGCCCTCTACGATGGAGACAATCTGGAGATGGAGGTGTCCACCCAGAATCCCTGGAGGGACAGGGACGAACTGTCCAGGGCTCTCGGCCTTCCCAGGGATAGGATAAGGGTCAAGGCCCCTTGTCTGGGCGGCGGCTTCGGAGGAAAGGACGGAGTGGTGATCCAGGGACTTCTCGGTGTCGCAGCCATGGCCTGCTCGGGCCGGACGGTGAAGATGGTCTTCTCCCGGGAGGAGAGCTTTCTCTGTTCTCCCAAGAGGCACTCCTCTGTGACCGAGATGACCTTGGGTTGCTCCTCCGACGGGACTATCAGGGCCATAAGGTGTCGCTTCACCCTGGACTCTGGAGCCTATGCGTCCATGTCCGTTCCGGTGCTCACCAACGGTCTGGACCACTGCTGCGGAGGTTATCGGTTCGAGGCGGTGGATCTGGAGGGTCGGGCGGTCTACACCAACAACCCTTTCGGAGGGGCCTTTCGAGCCTTCGGTGCCCCTCAGGTGATGGGTGCTCTGGAGCAGCTGGTGGACCGTCTAGCCAAGAGGCTCGAAGCGGATCCTTTGGAGTTTCGAAAAAAGAACGGCCTGGTTCGGGGCGATATGAACGGTTCCGGCGTGGTCCTCACCTCCACGGTAGGGGCCGTCCCCTGTCTGGACCGAGCTCTGGAACAGGAGATATGGAGATCCAGAGAGGAATGGCGAAACTCCGCACCGGAGGGCAAGGCTCGTTCCACCGGAGTTGCCCTGATATGTCACGGTCAGGGCTTCGGCCCGGGTATACCGGATTTCGCCAACGCCAGAATAGAGCTGACCGGGGAGGGGCGTTTCAGGCTCTACTCGGGAATACCCGATATGGGGCAGGGCAACGGTTCCACCTACGTCCACCTTGCGGGAGAATCTCTGTGTCAGGAGCGGGATAGATTCGACCTCGTACAGCCCGACACGGACAGGAGCCTCCGCTCCGGCCCTGCTGCCGCCAGCCGCACCACCTACATATACGGCAGGGCCCTCCTTTCCGCGGTGGACGAGCTGAAGAGACGCATGTACGTGAAGGCCGGAATGGTCCTAGGAGCGAGGGAGGACGATCTTGCCCTCCTTCCCGGCAGGGTGAGATGTTTTTCCTCCGGTAGGGAACTGCCCCTGGAGGTCCTCGCAGGTTTTATGGAGCCTCCGGAACGCTGCTTCGTGGCGGGGAGCTTGGCTCCGGTCTCCTTCCCTGGGCCGGAGACGGATTATGGTCCGAAAAGCTCCGGTTTCCCTCACTGTATCTTCTCCTGGGCGGTGCACGTCGCCAGGGTCGAGGTGGATCTCTTAACCGGCCAGGTGTCGGTTCCCCGTTATCTGGCGGTCACGGAGGCCGGGCGGGTGGTGAACCCTCAGATGTACCGTCAGCAGATAGAGGGCGGCGTAGCCCAGGGACTGGGATACGCCCTTTTCGAGGATTTCTCCGTTAAAAACGGCGAGGTTACGTCGAAGGATCTCTCCACCTACATAGTGCCCACCTCCATGGACCTTCCCGAGGTGGAATGTCTGGCTGTGGAGCTGGACGAGCCCTCCGGACCGAAGGGGCTGAAGGGATTGGGGGAGCTTCCTCTGATAGGGCCTCTCCCTGCTGTGGCGAACGGTCTGGCCCATATATGCGGCCCTCTGACAGTCTCTCCCTTCACCGCCGAGAGGGTGTTTTTCTCTTTGTCCGGAGGTGCGAGAGATGAAGATAGCGTTTAA
- a CDS encoding (2Fe-2S)-binding protein, producing MKIAFNLNGEPLSMDLSGDERVLDILRERVGIPSCREGCGTGECGACTVLVDGESRLSCLMVSAQLDGKTVTTVEGVRDLPRWAPLFDSFDRLGAVQCGYCTPGMVLAAVDLLTRNPDPSRDEVRVALSGNICRCTGYRAIVDAVMEGAEIMRGLPS from the coding sequence ATGAAGATAGCGTTTAACCTGAACGGAGAACCCCTCTCCATGGATCTGTCCGGGGACGAAAGAGTTCTGGATATCCTGAGGGAGAGGGTTGGGATACCGTCCTGTCGGGAAGGGTGCGGTACAGGAGAGTGCGGAGCCTGCACCGTTCTGGTGGACGGGGAGAGTCGTCTGTCCTGTCTCATGGTCTCCGCTCAGCTGGACGGGAAAACCGTCACCACAGTGGAGGGGGTCAGAGACCTCCCCAGGTGGGCGCCCCTTTTCGATTCCTTCGATCGTCTGGGAGCGGTCCAGTGCGGCTACTGCACTCCCGGCATGGTGCTGGCCGCCGTCGACCTTCTGACCAGGAATCCCGATCCCTCCAGAGACGAGGTCAGAGTCGCCCTGAGCGGCAACATCTGCCGTTGCACCGGCTACAGGGCCATAGTCGACGCCGTCATGGAGGGGGCAGAGATAATGAGGGGGCTCCCCTCGTGA
- a CDS encoding FAD binding domain-containing protein encodes MTVYSPITVGEALECLSGGAIPMAGGTDLSLRLRSSEKRPDLVLLDRIESMKWISLRGDYLALGACATWQRVIDSPLIADEVPLLAMVAFSVGGPALRHMGTVGGNICTASPGADGLCSLWALGAEVCIRSVDSARSLSIDDFILGPGKTALEPGELLTEILVPLSPGWRPFFRKDGLRRAMAISVGSCAAIWKPSEDGGSVEEIRMVLGSMGPVPVRSLSAETAMAGASLSDEGLFRSAGDMLSSEVKPIDDIRASRAYRVELARNYPMIFRSSAVVADV; translated from the coding sequence GTGACGGTATACAGTCCGATCACCGTCGGAGAGGCCCTGGAATGCCTGTCCGGCGGGGCTATCCCCATGGCGGGAGGCACGGATCTTTCGTTAAGGCTCCGATCCTCGGAAAAACGTCCCGATCTTGTCCTGCTCGACCGGATCGAGAGCATGAAATGGATCTCTCTCAGGGGAGACTATCTGGCTTTAGGGGCCTGTGCCACCTGGCAGAGGGTGATAGACAGCCCTCTCATAGCCGATGAGGTGCCCCTGTTGGCCATGGTCGCTTTCTCCGTGGGAGGTCCGGCCCTGCGTCACATGGGGACGGTGGGGGGGAATATATGTACGGCCTCTCCCGGGGCGGACGGCCTCTGTTCTCTCTGGGCACTGGGGGCTGAGGTCTGTATAAGGTCGGTCGACTCGGCCAGGTCCTTGTCTATAGACGATTTCATATTGGGACCGGGAAAGACCGCCCTGGAGCCGGGGGAGCTCCTGACGGAGATACTGGTTCCCCTGAGCCCCGGATGGCGTCCTTTTTTCCGTAAAGACGGCCTTCGGAGGGCCATGGCCATATCTGTGGGGTCCTGTGCGGCCATATGGAAACCCTCGGAGGACGGTGGGTCCGTGGAGGAGATACGGATGGTCCTGGGCTCCATGGGGCCGGTTCCGGTCAGGTCGCTTAGTGCCGAGACCGCCATGGCTGGAGCGAGCCTCTCCGACGAGGGGCTTTTTCGGTCCGCAGGAGATATGCTGAGCTCCGAGGTAAAACCTATAGACGACATTCGGGCGTCCAGGGCCTACCGGGTGGAGTTGGCGAGGAATTATCCTATGATCTTCAGGTCGTCCGCCGTCGTGGCCGATGTATAA